The Calliopsis andreniformis isolate RMS-2024a chromosome 10, iyCalAndr_principal, whole genome shotgun sequence nucleotide sequence ACCTCCCGCGAAATTCACGTTTAAATGGCCAATTTCGTAGGAAACCTTGCACCCATTGCATATTCTATCTTTTCCTCTATATTGCCCATTGTACAGAATACAAATGATAACCAAAAATACAAGAACTACAATATTCATCGATTTCAGGTACCTCGCCAGTCAATTGCCTGGATCCAGCTGCAAGTACGTTCGATCACTGAGGGATATACATCTGAGAGTGCCCTTAATACTGCGTATACTCATAAATTAGACTCTAAAAAGCAACTCGCGACAGTTGTACTCTCAAGTGGTCCCGTATCCTTCAGCTATGTCTCCACTAAAGCAAGAAAGAAGAATTTTTTTAGCGTTCCATATATAtcctggaagtcaacgctcgttGCCGAATGTGCCGCCCTAAATCGAAACAGAACTCAAACGTTTTTCAGTGTGGACTTAACTTTTCGCGAGATAAAAACATTTTGGAGCACGCAGCAACCAGAGGCGACAAAATGTTCCTCGTTGCCTCAATGAAGACAGCTTTACAGTCGGTCGTTAACGAGTTGGCGCGGGCCGCCAATTAACCAGGACTAATCGCGTTTAATGGAGGGCCTTCGGTGACGTATGCAGCCGTTCGATTCGGTGCGAGAAACGAACAGTCTGTATCGACCGGTGGGTTGCACTCTGCCCACCTACGTGTTCATGGTGATACCCACGTAAAATGGTACGTCGTGCGCCTAGAAAATGCGTGTGCGACGCGATTCCGTGTCGCGCTCGTGCCCGAGGTAAACGCGATCCTGCCTCCCATCCCGTTCCCTTCCGTTTCTGTTCGGTTCCCTGCCTCTCTCTCGCTCCTGGGCGACCGTGACGGCTAACGAACCCTGGACGCGCGCGTATCGTATCGAGCGGTGGCGCGTACGTTCAGGGGCGTATTACGTGTTACTAAGCGGCGCGGCCGCTTGTATCCAGCCCGCGAATACGACTGGGACTgaggtaaggtaaatgtcccagtagttgacCAGGTCCCAATATCTGAACACTTAAATCTGAACGTTAATTTTATGCGATTTTAGGCTTCAATTCTACTGTATTAGATAATCttgttaaaaataaaaagtagtgtcataaaatagtatccacAGTTCCTGGAACCTCAGGACATACAGTTTTAGATTGTTTACTTACTGGGATGTTTGAGATTTTAAGCGTCTAGGTATTGGGAGATTTACCTTACTTGTCAGGTTTTAATCTTGTGGTACTTTGGATAATCAAGATTGCACTGTACTCTTTTCACTTTAGTTAAAAATAGATTAAATTAGACTTCATTTTTTCAGGTACTTCAAGTTTGATGACTAGGCGATTTTAGTCGCTTTTCTAATAAACCACTGATGGATATTTGATAACTAGATTACAAATCTTTATAGTACAGATTATTGTATATATTTGACagagtttgaaaattgcaaaatcTTCAAAGATCGATTGAATTATTGCAGAAACAGCAAAACGAAATACGAGGTACGCTGTATTACGTATACAATAAGCTGTGCCTGAATACGAGTGTGAGGGGATTTTTCCTACAATCAAGGCTCGTGAAACGAGTGCCTCAAGGAATGCACCGTGAATGAACAGAGCCCCCAAAGAAATCCCTCTGACCCAATCTCCTGGATCGTAGATTGCTCTCGCCATTACGCTTCCGTGCGACGAGCGACATCCTGCGGCCTCGATACTTAACGGGGGTGCGGTATAAATAACTAAAATTCAGATATAAGAACTTTACAGCAATGAATTTTAAAAAACTAATTTTCTGACCTGAGAAATATATTTCAACAAATAATCAGTTTTAGGTCGTTCCAATTGCATCCTGCTCGTTAATTACACCTTGGAAAATTCGAaattgaaacgaataatagtcgtGTCGTGACCTCCGCGTGGATCAACCTTGAAAATCTTCTAAAATGCATCAGGATATTTCTGTCGCGAAACGTGAATGAAATTAGCTCTCGCGCAGGTACGTCTGTGTACGTGAGCTCGTACACAAGGGGTTGCATTGAGGGAAGGTCGACTGGTGGCAGACGGTTTCATCGATTGGCAATGCGGGGGTCGAAGAGTGGGGTTCGTGAACTCCGCAACTATCTGTATGTACTACATAACGTATCGACGACCTCGGCTTTCATGGTCATGGGTAAAAAGGCGATTTTTAATAGATCGCGTGGGATCGACACGAATCTCCTTTCCTTCTCGCCGCAGCCGACTACACGCTCCGTCCAATAACAAAAAAGATACATGTACACATATTCATGAGACTGAGCTTACGAGTCGACTCGTTTTAGGCCCTTCCTTGGACTTCCAATCTCGATGTGGAATCCGATTTTTTCTTCAATTACGATTTTCTCGACGCAACGTGAATCGATAAACAGATTTTGCGGAATACTTATTCCAAAGAGTTTCTCGTTCGCCTTGAAGTGAACCAAACTCGTTCGGGACATGATAAGATGCAAATACTTGTGGAATCTCCCTCGGAGAAGGTATGGATACATAAAATTACGCGCGTCTAATTACAGTAATATGTAATTCGATTTATGTTCTACATTAGAATTCTTTTTTAGATGCTCGACAGTGTTTGTTACCTACCAATAAATAATTCTGATTGAGTTGTATCAGTTAAGTGTTGAAAGCGAATGGGTTGGATAGcagattaatttttctaataatCTGCGTCGCAGCGAAAGACAGGAAATTGTCGAGCAACCATAAGGGAGATGTGCTTGCCACTCGGCAACGAAAAACGCATTGGTACGGCCGATGCGCAGCGGAGTGCATCTGTCAAAACCACGCCCTTGCCCATCCTATCGTATCCCAATGTACATACAGAAACCCACCCGTGACGGGACGCGACATCCAAAATTCCACGAAAAATTCAGCTGGAAATTTACACCGAAACTATGTTACTCTCAATTtgcagaaacattattcgtctaTATCTCATCCCTAAGGTAAATACAAGAAATCTTTCGTAAAAGTTCCATTACTCCAATTTTCTAAAAGATTCGAATGCATTTTCAGATTCAATATGCATGCCAACATCTGACAGAAACTATATGACAATTAATTCTATCCTCCGACTGGCCACCACAGAATAATTCGATTAAAAATATCGCCGATAACCGATCACGGAATAGGTCAGCGCCGAAAAGAGATTCGTAATGCACGGAACGCGTACTGTGATTTGACCACACCCCTCAGTTTTCGATCGCCGAACGAAGTCGATCAATATCAGGACAAAAAGGTATCGGTAAGCTCTTGACCAGCTCGCTGGTCGAAAAGACAGAGAACGACCGCGTATCGAGAACGATCATCTGCATGTAGTTTTCGCAACGTTAAAGTCACACATACAAgcgcgcgcgcacacacacgcaCTCGTATGCACAATCGTTTATCGCCTTTCTTCGAGTCGGTGAAGAAAGCCGGTCGCACGCGAGCTGATAGAACGTTCACTCGGAGAACAAATTTCTTGCATGAAATTGCTGTGTAaaatgtgtgtatgtgtgtgtgtgtattgaAATAACGTATGCGTACATATATATTATAGAAAGAGCACTGACCTGTCAGTTGTCACTGTGAGAGGTAGGCGAGCGCAAGGAACACCGTCCAGCCGAACGTTCAAGGGCAGGAAGGAGACGGTACACTGACTGACCGGCTAGCAATGCCGCGGCACGTAACACCAGGTAACACCAGCGAGCCACTCTTCCCTCTGCTGATCCTACGCTCGCAGTGTTCGGCTCCTCCCCACCACGAATTCCGACTCCGAGCTTCGGCGAATCGCGTTCTCTCATTCACCACCTCCCCTCTATCAGACATCTCCTACCATCCTTTGAACGCTTCCTCCAATCGTCTCCTTGACCGTCATCCGAGGGTAGCTGACTCACCCTTCGCGACGAGAATGATTTCACATTCGTCGCACGAAAAACAAGTCCACGTTCTCTTCAGCGTGAACATGATTTTCTTTTTTGCCTGATTTGTCCCAATAACCGTTAATTTTAGTCAATTTTAGGCTTAAAAATAAAAACGGGTGTCACGAAATGGTATCCTGTTTCTGGGATCATATAATTAAAATATCGGGAAACGCAATTTTAAGTTGTTCATTTACTGGGGTAATTGATATCCTAGGCGTTTAGGTATTGCGATATTTACCTTATATATTTCGCGGCATCTGGTAAATATGAGCATATATCGAGGTTGCTTCAGAATTTGTTTAAGGACAGGGAGCACCGTTGCTATATCAGACAGAGAAAAGAGAGTAGGGTGAAACTTTCAGGGGGTAACGAGCTCGAATGACTCATCGTGTAGTTATCCCAGCTGCATGTCATATGGCAGTCCCGTTGGGTGTTTCCAGTGCTTGGGAATTGTAGGATTTACTGGGGTAGATCGATTTTCTTGGGGACGTGTAAAATGGATACCCTGTGCTATCTTTGAGCTGGGCTAAAATAGTAATCTTAGAGACGCATTGAATATGTTTTCTAAAGTCAAATTGATTTCAACTTCGAATTCGAAATCGCTGTTTCTTTTCAGTTTTGATAAATGTTCGAGTCTaagacttctggctttgaacaaGAATTGAAATTATAGATATGAGTAAAAGTTAATTATTCTATTTCCGCGTTTAATATCTTTCACGCAGCAAAGATATAAAACTAAGAATATTAGAAAGAAATCAGAGATTTAGTGATGTATGATGACTGCTTAAAATGAGAAATAAACGTTTATGCCGATTCGATTCACTCGATTGCACGAACCAAAATGACCTGTGACCATTCGCCTCAAGTTAAGTTACATATACCCCTTCCACTCCACTGAATATTCGAATCCACAGCTCATGCTTGTTATATTTCTAAACTTATAAAAAATCTTTATTTTCCTTATACTAAACATATAAATGTTAAGAATTTACTTCTGTACAAAGTATCGAAAATTGGACTGTTATGAATCACCTCAGTTTCTATCACTGAAAGGATTGTTGTTCCTCTTCGGGACTAAGCGAGCACTCAACATTTTGTTGCGCAACGAAAACGCTCTGCGTCTTTGCCGTCATGTTTCCCTGTGAACAATACCGTTCCAATAATTCTCTGTTGCTGTACTTGTCAATGCACTATACGTACCTGAGTCACTGTAGTGGTAGCGTGGCTACTACTGGACATACAAACAACCACTAACTTCGGTGCGCCACTTTGTATATGCGTTTTCTGTTGGGCGACACTGGTTTGGGCGATCTTCACTTGTTGCTGCTGCGGCTGTTGCTGCGGCTGTTGTTGCgactgttgttgttgctgctgttgctgttgatgTTGATGTTGTATCGTACTTGCATTGATGTTGGTGGCGGTCGGTGTTTGCGACCGTGATTGTAAGATGACAAATTTCTGACCACCGCTAGTTGTTGTTCCGCCAGCAGTCCTGCTTGTACCAAACATTATTGTACGTCCAGTTTGTTGTCCAGGACTGGAACTTGTTACTTCAACAGCAAAAAGGAAATGAGCAAAGATCGGTACAATTAAAGTAGATACAAATAATTTGATATTATACCAAGTAAAATTACCGGCTTGCACAATGGTTTTTCCTGTACAAGTGGGGCCTTGTTGACTTGTCGTTAGGGCTGTCGTTGTTGATGCAGTTGTTGCTAGTGTTGCTGGTTGTGTTCGAGCTTTTGCAACAGCTGCACATAATGCAGGGCCTATATAACCATAATCCTGTTTGTAATCTTCCACGTAATCAGGCGCAGATCGTAACGTCTTCAAAACGGGTGCGACTGCTTTCTATAAAACAGTATAGTATCATTGTATTATGGTATTTCATAATTGCAATAAAGCTGCAAGTAGTAAAACTATTTACCACAATTAAAGTCTTTATATGACCTGCTCCATTTTTATCTACGCTCGACAAACCTGGCCCCTCGATGCATGATTCAATGCGTTCAGAAATTGATTTAATTTTGGGAATGACTAGAGCTTTGATCACTTCTGGACCTAACTCGCACAATCCCTCAATTGCACCATACAGAGACGCTAAAGGAGtctgaaaaaataattattccTTTGCTGTCTTCTAAATTGAccacattttatatttattattaatttaccTGACTGTTTTTAGCCAAGGCTTGACTGAACATTCTAGTAACTCTGGTTTGCACATTATTCGTGGATGTATTGAAGTTCTTGCAAATTTGGGCCATTAGTCGCGAAGCGAAATCACGCAGAGCCCAGTGATTATCTACTTCTGGTCTCATACACAATTGTCGCGAAACTATACAAGTTGCGATGGATGGTATCAGTTCATGTAACTATAAATGTGGACATTAAAATAGTTGAACAAGAGACTCATTATAGATTATAAAACAAGAATACGTACATATTTTTCTAAGTAGAGACTGGGATTATCTAAAAGAGCTTTAACCATGCGCATAAGATAAATAAGAAGCGCGAGATTATTTTGGACGACGTTAACGCGTACACCTTCTGCGATGAATGTGCACATTCGCGCCAACATTTCATGTAAACCAGGATCAGCGGAAAGGGATTGCAGTGCCTCGGCTCTGCGTGCCTCATCCGATCCAACGCAAGCTTCCGTAATTTCTTTATAATATAATTGTTGTTCAACGCTCAGTTCGTGAGTTGCTAATTGCTTCACGTGAACAGTTTCTACATTACGTAATTTTTGACTCTTGCCACCTCCACCTGGTTTTCCAACACCCATGTTTTGATTCTTATTTGCTAGCTTACTCGTTGGATCAACACTCTCCAACTTTTGAACATCtgtttgaatattcagtataatGTTAGTAGCATATAAAAATACTGTAGAACCAAAATCATTACCTTTAGAAACTGGAGGCGGATTCTCTGGAATGGTGGGTTGAACTCCATCTATACAAAGCCAATGGGCACGTAATGTAATTTCTAGAGGTAATTTGGGCCATGTTTGTCCACCAGACATAGATATAACTTCATTAAGATCGATCTCTTTTTCTTCTACAAAATGTAATTCTCTACCACCCCCAGAAGCAAATCGAAATGGTACATGGTCTTTGGCAAAAAATCCATAAGTTGGttcaatatttttcactttcaGGGCATGGTCAATATCATGAGTAGTCATACGTTGGCGTTTACCGTGTCTCATAAATTTAGCAGCATCCTGTCATATGagcataaaaattacaaaatatagTTTCTATAGATGAAACGTGAATGCAATTTATTTTTAACATAATAACATACAAACCTGTATAATTTCTTTAAGTCTGTAACTAACATCCTCAGCTAAATCTTTAGCAGCTTCATCAGGAAAATTTCCGACTCCTATACTTTCTGCGATCACTTTTATTGATTCCTGAGACAATGTGGTCCCATAGATGGATTCGCTTTCATTCATCTTGAAAGTATTTTGTTCGTCGCATTCCATACGATacacaaaatatttatttttctgtgaacttccaagcttattaggaTAATGCACAAATGCACGTCTTTTCTATAGTAATCCTCCACGTATAATATTCATCGTAATTGCGtagctacaaacatcaattgaaaTGTGTGGATTATCACATTTTGTAACAAGAAGTATTGtatcaaaaaatattttaacgtGAACACTGTTAACAAATAATGTATTGTATGTCACTTGCAGACTTTCAATCTTGTTCAACAAAATGTTAACCTAACAAATGGCAACCTACGATCCTTGGCGCTGTTTGGCGCTCAGTGGCGCTCAGTAACTGTTTATGATATGGTATAGTTACGTTTATGGATATTGGATACACAGTACGCTCTGCTGGTGACTGTCAGAACTTCGCGAAGCTTACAAAAAATTATCGATAATGAAGAAAGTGACACTGTATGTATATTGAGTTCTCATGGGACCCATTCGCGCGATCACGGACGGATGGAATGTAAACAAAAGACGATGGGAAAGTAATATGCGTTGTTTATAGATGCAAACATAAGATGATATTAAAGTATTAGAGTGATTCATTTAAATTCTGTTGAAATCATTTTATTACACGTATTTTACATCATATTTTGAAACGTCAATATGATTCCACAAAAGTTACGATTCTGGCCAATTTTTGATCGATTAAAGCCAGAAATGTTATTAAACATCCATATGGTTTTTGTGTATGGtaacgtttctttttttattatattattttgatATATTTTCTTTATGCTTTCATTAAATTTCTTTATGAAACAATAAATGGTTAGTAAGTTTTGATTAGAACATCTTAAGGACTTGTTTCAGGCAAAGGCACAAGTGCTTTAATCGTAACGCATGATAAAATGGTATATGGCCTAGGAAATAACGAATCAGGTTGCCTTGGAATAGGCACTTCGTCTGATACTTGGGTCCCACAGGAAGTTAAAGAATTATGTAATAAAAACATTAAAACCATTGCATGTAATGACCAACTACAGGTTGTAGCTGTCACAGAAGAAGGAGAGGTATTAAAAGTTTgtttattcataaaattaagTTTATAATGATTAAAGGAATTATCAAATTAATTTCATACTAATTAAAAAACACAAATTATGCTTAAGATGTATTCTTGGGGACATGTATCTGGTACCAGCAACGAACAATTGACACCAATCATTCTAAAGTTCGATTGGATTAGAAGACCTATTGTGGATATAGCTTGTGGATCTAGCTTTTTTCTCGCATTGACAAGTGATGGAGAGGTACAGTTTTGAATGAAAAatagctttttatttttttgataATAATTAGTCACATGTTTAGGTATATGTTTGGGGTGAAATGAACTGTCAGCAAATAATTCCTAATAGTAGTACACTATTACGTAATCTAAATGTTGTTTGCATTAGTTGTACCTATAGCTCGATCGTGTTAGTTACAAATAATGGAGAAGTGTATACTAATAAAAACCAACAAGTGGGAAGAAGTAATGTACCATTGAATGCATTTAATATATCCCTACGAAAACTTGAGCGCCCTGATGATATTTTTATAGGTATTGAATCATTATGTGTATAGATAAATGAAAATTTTACTAAATACTAACCATTTGTGTTCACAGAGAAAATAGCCTGTGGATATTCACATACTCTTGCACTGAGTAACCTAGGAGGCCTATATGTTTGGGGTTCCAATACATATGAAGAACTTGGTCTTAACACCTCTAATTTTGGATGTCCTCCAACTGAGGTAATGACATAATAAAATTATACAACTGAAGTAAGAACAATAAATGTTTTACCAGTTAAAACTGAAAGAAATGGGGCAAGTGTTGGACATAGCAGCTTCCTATAAAAGCAACATCAGCATAGCTATGGGAGTATGTAGAAAGGTGTTTATATGGGGTAGGTGTCAAGGGACagcattcaaatctccatttctTACTCCGCTAACATGTTTGCACGACGCTTTCGCGCTTTATTCATCACCCAGAGTTATGCATCAGCCGCTAATCTTTGACGATCGCCAGGAATCTGGTTTACTAGTTCATCTGAGGAAAGCATTCGATGATTCTGTACGTAAAATAATTGTTTTCATCTGAACAATTCTTACTTTAGTACTATTTCTACTTTTTTGTTTTTTAGACTAGTAGCGATCTTACTGTAAAAGTGGAGGGACGATCTATATTTGTCCACAAAAGTGTTTTGAAAATACGATGTCAGTATTTCAGAGCTATGTTCCACGGAGTGTGGGCAGAGAATAATCAGAAGTAAGTTAATTTGTTTAATCTATAAATGGAATTTGTTTATTACACATATATGTTACAGCGTTCTAGAACATGATCAGTTTTCTCACGACGTGTACAAAGCTTTCTTGAAGTACTTATATACGGATGAAGTTGATCTATCTGTAAAAGATGTAGTAGGTAAATATTTTCTCACTATAGTTCACGACCTATTATGCAATTATATGTTTGCCTAAAAAGAACTTGCAGAATTGGCGCATACTTATTGCGAGAACAGGTTGAAGAGGGTTTGCATAGAAATAATGAAAAACAATATTAGTGCAGAgaatgtatctattttgtataccGAAGCTGTTAAATACAACGCTAAGGTAAAGTCTCATGTATTATTTTTCAAAGTATCACcaacatttttaatatattatttatttttaggaATTCGAGGAATACTGTTTGAATTTTACTTTAAAACACATGACTAAGGCGATACTGTCGCCACATTTTTTTGAACTAAATAGATCTCTAATGAAAACTGTTTTGATCAGAGCTGCTGAAGCAGGTGTTTTTAAAACATGATTTATAATCCTTATTCATTTGATCCTGTGATGTATCTAAGAGTACGTTATCTAAGACATTATCTAAGTACATTATCTAAGAGCCACGATCTCGTTGCGATcatttgttttaaataaaattaattgatttttaTAATATGTGTAAATTAATTGCAATTTAAGCAAACCAGGACTTACACAATAACACAGTAACACATCATGTACATTTGTCTCTTGTGTCATAATTTGTGCTTTGTATTCATTCATTATGACCACATCTTTATGCTACATATTTGTGAAAATATGTGTTTAGCCACCTAGTGACGACATCTATGAATTAAAGTTTCTTGCTAAACAATACTTCTGTCGCCATCTAACAGCCATATGTAGGAACTAACTCTCCAGAATAGTCTTACTAATGCCATCTATTGGAATTTTTTTAGCAATAGGTGTCGTcgctaaaaatttgaaagttgtaCATAGGCGTCACTTTCTTCATGTGCATTTTATGAAAGCGTTAGTTCGAAAATTCTCGCTAGATGGCTAGGTATTTTGCGGTTTATATTTTGACCAAATTGTTTAAATCCTTTTTTGCAatgaataatcatatttatactTTATAAATACCACGGAGTCTCAGATTGtctataaacaaataaataaatagactAATACTAATAAATAAACTTATAACTTCATAAGCTAGATTTTGTTACTAAATATTATACCTATGATTCCTTTATACAATtcctatgataatcactgacttttaaaataaagaattataTCCTGAAAATATTGAAGGCAATTTGCTGAAGGCGTTGCTGTTATCAGAAACGAGACCTGCGCACACTTTTCTATcgtaaattaaataaatatgaaatGGAAGTACCGTCAGTAATCGTCGGTCAACATGTCCTAACTCATACGTGGACCATACGACTCTTGAAAATGTTAAAACACAAATCTAGAAGAATGGAAAAGTAACAGATACTCGGTATTAATATTTTTGCAGTTTATTTGCAATTTGTTCGTATAATTGGTAACTGATTTCGGATAACTAGTACTAAAAACCTAAACAACGTATGAAACTTTATACATAGCTGATTACTTTAAGAGTGCTAAGGCAGCTATATACAGTATAACGCGTTGAACCACGAGACTGAGTCGACCTTATTACACGTCGTATCGAATCGAGATCGAGCTTCCTCTATACGTGGTTCAAGCGTTCCGAAAGGAAGATTGGATTTCTTCGCGTTATTTCCACATCTCTTCATCGTTTGCTCCTGCTTCCTTTGATTAATAATACCTAGTTACGCGTTACCCTTTTACTATTGATTGAGGCGCAGAGAGAAATATGAACCAAAATTATTTCAACCACCGAGAGGTCGAAATACATTTCTCTTTTTGCATGGAAGGTGAACTGCTGTGAGAAAATTGTAGAAAAATGTTCCACTGAAATTAGAACGCGTAAGAAGGGTAGCACACGCATGACGCCATTCACGCGAGACAATAAGTCGTCGAACATCCAATTCCTTTTTAGCACTTTTGTGAACGGTAGGGGGAGGTGAGTTGGGGAAAAGACGCAGTGGCACTCGTGCGACTCGATGCCCAAGCATTTCTTGTAACTATACAATGATGCAACGAACGCTTGACACCGAATCCCGCGGTTCCCCCAACATATCTCCGTGCAGGAAAACTGAAAAGGACAAAGTATTGCACCGTACAGTGTCTGCAGAATCCACGCTAATACCTTATCGCTCGAACTTATAGTATCGTTTAAACAATACAATTATATACAAGAGGACATGTATACAAATTCATTACACGGTTGCGTTTTATCGTAACAAAACATTTTTACAAAATAATTGCGAGCATTCTTCGTTAGGAAACGTTAACAAAATCCCTCCTTAATAAATTCTcgaagtataaaaggaatactttcgCGTGAAGAAAAGAATACTATCGAATGACCACTTCGCggtacattttcatcgatgcttTTGATTCGGGGATATTCTTTCTTAGATCAATCACGATCGGCTGGAAACACACTTACGCGACAACAGAGAGGAACGTTCAGAATTGTCTTCTCGCTGAACTCTCTTTCACGAAAGTTAGAATTACGAGGAAGCCACTAGGAACGAGAACGGAAAATCGTTAACGGAAATCGAAGAACGTGCACAACAACAATTAAGGCCCATCGTGGCATTACCGCGCGTGGAACAGTTCCGAATTTCTATTCCATTTGACCGCACACACACCACTTTTACACATAGATTCACGGCTatcctaaaagtatttttaTACAGACGCGTCTCTCGTTCGCCCGTCTTTTGTTCAACCTTTTCTCCCAAGTACGTCCTTCTACTCgtttataatattattaacgtGCTCTTATATAAACGTATTCTAATATATACAAATTACATAAAAGTATGCGTGGTTCGGGACATTTTGGTACCGTGTACGTCACTCGTACGCATAACGTTCGATACCGAATTTCGGTATTCATCCTCCAGATGTACAGGCTGCCGAGCAATAGTATGTACCAGAGATATCGTGAAATTCATGCGTTGCATTTTAAGAAAAATAAGAAGGACAAATTGTACGCGttgcaatttcaatcctctgccATCGAAGATCGATAAATAGAATCTGTAGAAAACGGGAAGAAAAATTTGAACTTGAATTCTCAAGTGATGAGCAACCCTTGCCCCTTGAAAATCAGAGGGTTACTCTTTCTTAACAGCCTGTACGCGATACGAATATTCCAGGAAATCCTAGAGAAACATCCAACAAATCCACCCACTGACGTGACCTTTTGCGCTCTTTGGAAATCCATTCATTCTTTTCTCTATTCTTCCATCGTTCGGAAGGCGGCCGAACGACCAAGTTCAATCTCTTCGATAGCTTTGGCTCTCTCCAAGCTCCAGAACAGAGAAGAAGCAGAACTATCGACAAACGCAAGCTGCATTACCAAAAACATCACAAGTGTGCCAGAACCCGAAATTGTCGAGGCAGGTCAAGAATCTTGCTCAGTATCGAGTCGAGATTTCCGAAAATTTCATGAACCCAAATCACATTTCAAGATGGCCTCTTTTCAAATACGACTATCTCTGATATTCAGCAATTACAGCAGTGTCAACATTTCATTTCAAATATCAGTCCTCCTGAAACATGACTCAGGTTCACAAAATCCTCAAAAATCCCCGCAGTCTTTAATCACCACTAGAGAATCTCCTCTCAACCCATCCCAAGCATGGAGTCCTCGACATTTCCCAGTTCTCGCACTGTTCTAAAGAACACGTTCCAAAAAAGCGCAGCCGCTGGAGGAAGGCTCTGCTTTCGAGTGTTCGGTACCAAACACATCCTTCGCGCCCCGAGGCCGAGCAGCCGAGCAGCTGTCTCGGTCGACGCGCAATCGGAGCGTTGCCATAGCTGTATGGAGTAAGTCTCCACCGTCCAAGTTCTAGGTTCATCCTCGCCGTGGTTCCTCTTGTGTGCCGCGAAGCCGTCTGCCCTTATCATCGTCGCTGTGGCTGCTGGTGGTCGAGCCAGGCGCGAC carries:
- the LOC143184332 gene encoding RCC1 and BTB domain-containing protein 1-like isoform X3 — translated: MVYGLGNNESGCLGIGTSSDTWVPQEVKELCNKNIKTIACNDQLQVVAVTEEGEMYSWGHVSGTSNEQLTPIILKFDWIRRPIVDIACGSSFFLALTSDGEVYVWGEMNCQQIIPNSSTLLRNLNVVCISCTYSSIVLVTNNGEVYTNKNQQVGRSNVPLNAFNISLRKLERPDDIFIEKIACGYSHTLALSNLGGLYVWGSNTYEELGLNTSNFGCPPTELKLKEMGQVLDIAASYKSNISIAMGVCRKVFIWGRCQGTAFKSPFLTPLTCLHDAFALYSSPRVMHQPLIFDDRQESGLLVHLRKAFDDSTSSDLTVKVEGRSIFVHKSVLKIRCQYFRAMFHGVWAENNQNVLEHDQFSHDVYKAFLKYLYTDEVDLSVKDVVELAELAHTYCENRLKRVCIEIMKNNISAENVSILYTEAVKYNAKEFEEYCLNFTLKHMTKAILSPHFFELNRSLMKTVLIRAAEAGVFKT